The nucleotide sequence TCCCTTTAATCATACCGGGTACTTGAACCAACAACCTCTCACCCGAAATGCTCATTTGGGCGCCCCGAAACATCAAAGTAACACTAGGTAACACAGGTAACCCGACCCGTTTACGGTCAATACGGTAACAAAGGTCCATCGCACCTTGGAACACGAAATCCGGATCCTCATAAACCCGTAACACCGATTTTGTTTGTTTCAAAAACTCGTTTTTCAAAGCGGTGTAAACGGGCCCGAGAAGGAACGTAAACTGGGTACCCGAGTCCACCATGGTTTGACCTGCACCCGTGTGGTCGGGTACATATACCGATTTGGGCAAACCTAAAACCGTACCCGCAACTTTTATCCCTTCGAGCTGGACCGTGTACGCCACCCGGTCGAAATACGGTAACCGCGTTGACATGTTGACTAACGGCGTGTAACTTAACGGCCCGAGCCACGAAATCTTCGTGTCCCCAAACAGTAAAACCCCGGTCGAGTCCCGACCCGATATGCAATACGAGAACTTAGAAAATCCCATTTGCGAAACGAACGATAAAGAGCCCCGGTTCATACCCAATAACCCGGTGGCCTTGGAATCCTCATCTTGGTTCGAACTCGACCCGGAATCCATGCACCCGAATACCACCTGAGGAAGATCCGAATTCGTGAACCGAAACGTATCATACGCGAGATTACCTACGAAcatttaataaattaaaataataaattaaatttttaaaaaacaaaaaaaaagtaaaataataaattaaaataaaagagTACCTTCAACAGAAGTGGCATCAGCGTATGAAACAATAGCATGACATAACTTTTTCGGGTCACAAGAAACGGGTAAGGTGAAGTCACGGGTTCGGGTCCTACAAGTTGGGGAGCTACAAGGAACCGGAGTGTAGGTTTTCGAACGTTGTGAGTCGAACCATAGTGGAGTGGTTGGTGTTTTCTTGCAGCGGAGCCACGACAGCTCGCTGCCGGTGTCGAGAACCACCGTCACCGCCTGCGGCGGCGACCCAACGGAGAGTGACACCGTTAAAGAAACGTTATGGTGGAAAGCCAGCTTGTTTGGCGGTTTTTGACCCGACCCGGATGGAACTGATTGAATCTTTAGTGGTAGGATTAGATTTTTTGTAGAAATTGAGGAACTTGTTGGAAAAAAGGTTGAGAAAAATAGGTTAAAAACAAGAAAGATTGAAAGAGAAGCCATAGGAGATTGAGAAGTGAGAAGAGTTGGTTAAAGATATAGATACAGAATATGTACGTATGTAAATCTGTGAGTTGTGTGGGTGTTTATCTCTCACATAGAACACAGTGAGTGTGTGTGAGTGATGGGGGGCTATGGGTTTTTGAGTTATATAGTGAAGGTGTACGTGTGTTATGGTTACAAGATTTTGGGTGGTGTGGGGCCAGTTTGGATTTCTTTTTCTCATATTGCCGTCGTGTTTGGCATCTTGGTCCACCCAACCAAAATACTTGTAAAAAATGTTTAGTAGTTTTaataagaaattttgaattttaataatctcaatCATTTATTGTTGGTCGTTAATAGTcttaacttcaaaaataaccattGACAGTCCCAACTAGTGACATATTCGCCACCAATacaccctgactaacagaaccctaacgccgttagtgCGGCCGCCGGAAAACCGTTTTTGGTCAATAAAAGGTTTTTAAAGGtacgatctaaggttacaaagagatTTGGGACAAagatgttgagttttccggccaaaaagttgAATTTTCCAGCCAAATTGAGGTTTTTACTAGAAAAAAGATTTCTAAAAGTcggtaataaggttacaaagaggtttgcgacgaaaatgttgagttttccagccaaaaacgtttttccggcgaccggagattaacggcgttagggttctgttagtcagggtctaTTGGAGGCGAATATGTTAATAGTTAGGCCAACtacgaatagttgagatt is from Helianthus annuus cultivar XRQ/B chromosome 9, HanXRQr2.0-SUNRISE, whole genome shotgun sequence and encodes:
- the LOC110877954 gene encoding aspartic proteinase PCS1: MASLSIFLVFNLFFSTFFPTSSSISTKNLILPLKIQSVPSGSGQKPPNKLAFHHNVSLTVSLSVGSPPQAVTVVLDTGSELSWLRCKKTPTTPLWFDSQRSKTYTPVPCSSPTCRTRTRDFTLPVSCDPKKLCHAIVSYADATSVEGNLAYDTFRFTNSDLPQVVFGCMDSGSSSNQDEDSKATGLLGMNRGSLSFVSQMGFSKFSYCISGRDSTGVLLFGDTKISWLGPLSYTPLVNMSTRLPYFDRVAYTVQLEGIKVAGTVLGLPKSVYVPDHTGAGQTMVDSGTQFTFLLGPVYTALKNEFLKQTKSVLRVYEDPDFVFQGAMDLCYRIDRKRVGLPVLPSVTLMFRGAQMSISGERLLVQVPGMIKGNDQIHCFTFGNSALLGIEAYVIGHHHQQNMWMEFDLANSRVGLAQVRCDLASQKLGMGL